In a single window of the Candidatus Liberimonas magnetica genome:
- a CDS encoding ABC transporter permease — MKINLKGTILILVLLLLWQAGVQSGLLNHFIIASPVEVLRSIYRMLETGALIQDICASLKRVFVGFIISIIIGVPLGLFLGRSRELKPYFLPVLEVLRPIPPIAWIPLAILWFGLRDTSSYFITMIASFFPIFLNSFAGAENVEPVHINAALSLGANKQGILKKILLPSALPFIFTGIRVGLGVAWMSVIAAEMIAARSGLGYMIQLNRMMLETQNVIAGMIFIGLLGFLMNYLLLKFQKKLIPWKQL, encoded by the coding sequence ATGAAGATTAACCTGAAAGGAACAATTCTAATTCTCGTTCTTTTGCTGTTATGGCAAGCCGGCGTCCAATCCGGCTTGTTGAATCATTTTATAATTGCCTCCCCGGTTGAAGTCCTCAGGTCTATTTACCGGATGCTTGAAACCGGAGCACTTATTCAGGATATCTGTGCCAGTCTAAAAAGAGTCTTCGTTGGGTTTATTATCTCCATAATAATCGGTGTGCCTCTGGGCCTGTTTTTGGGAAGAAGCAGGGAACTTAAACCTTATTTCCTCCCGGTCCTTGAGGTCTTAAGGCCTATCCCTCCTATCGCCTGGATCCCTCTTGCTATACTCTGGTTCGGCCTGAGAGATACTTCAAGTTACTTTATTACTATGATAGCTTCGTTTTTCCCGATATTTTTAAACTCCTTTGCAGGGGCGGAGAACGTAGAACCGGTACATATAAACGCCGCTCTGAGCCTGGGAGCGAATAAACAAGGTATCTTAAAAAAGATATTGCTCCCGTCCGCTCTTCCATTTATATTCACCGGCATCAGGGTCGGGCTTGGAGTAGCCTGGATGAGCGTGATCGCTGCAGAAATGATCGCGGCCCGCTCAGGCCTAGGGTATATGATCCAGCTCAACAGAATGATGCTTGAAACCCAAAATGTTATCGCAGGAATGATATTCATCGGCCTTTTGGGTTTTTTGATGAATTACCTGCTTTTAAAATTCCAAAAAAAACTAATTCCCTGGAAACAATTATAA
- a CDS encoding ABC transporter ATP-binding protein — MDKLPAILSVDSVSKTFEFKRENLSMEVLRGVSFSLDKGEFLSIIGPNGCGKTTLLYIIAGFLLPDKGRIICSGETVTAPSINRTVVFQEYGLFPWFTVEGNIKFGLRSKKLPEKICNEIAGHYIELLHLRGFEKKYPHQLSGGMKQRVSFARALAPDPDIVLMDEPFAALDSLTRETLQEEVLDIRRKTDKTFILITHDIDEAICLGDNVLVMTSRPGKVKEVVQVKIPGATVSEAKKSREFLEIKYCISSSVREEIKKTIAFQGKRLSKVMGNINLEKD, encoded by the coding sequence ATGGACAAACTTCCTGCGATATTAAGTGTTGATAGTGTCTCTAAGACCTTTGAATTTAAAAGAGAAAACCTGTCCATGGAAGTATTAAGGGGGGTATCATTCTCTTTAGACAAAGGAGAATTCCTAAGCATCATAGGCCCGAACGGATGCGGTAAAACAACACTTTTATATATAATCGCAGGGTTCCTGTTGCCGGATAAAGGCCGGATAATTTGCTCGGGGGAAACAGTTACAGCGCCAAGTATAAACCGTACTGTTGTTTTCCAGGAGTACGGGCTTTTCCCGTGGTTTACTGTTGAAGGCAACATTAAGTTCGGCTTAAGGTCAAAAAAACTACCCGAAAAAATCTGTAATGAAATAGCAGGGCATTATATAGAACTCCTTCACCTTAGAGGTTTTGAAAAGAAATACCCCCATCAACTTTCCGGCGGTATGAAGCAGAGGGTCAGCTTTGCCCGGGCTCTGGCCCCTGACCCTGATATTGTTCTCATGGATGAACCTTTTGCTGCCTTAGACAGCCTGACCAGGGAAACTCTTCAGGAAGAAGTCCTGGATATACGCAGAAAGACGGATAAGACCTTCATTCTTATTACACACGATATAGATGAGGCGATCTGCCTGGGAGATAATGTCCTTGTAATGACTTCAAGGCCCGGAAAAGTCAAAGAGGTGGTGCAAGTAAAAATACCCGGAGCGACGGTATCAGAAGCAAAAAAAAGCAGGGAATTCCTGGAAATAAAATACTGCATTTCATCCTCGGTAAGGGAAGAGATAAAAAAGACAATAGCTTTTCAGGGAAAAAGATTAAGCAAAGTGATGGGGAATATAAACCTGGAAAAGGATTAA